Proteins from one Salarias fasciatus chromosome 14, fSalaFa1.1, whole genome shotgun sequence genomic window:
- the otol1b gene encoding otolin 1b codes for MRIFSCLLTLAAVFVVTLTVMSGAEAKTTPKPKYQYTKKPVPQVTVHSPVTTSMPKTLKIVATANPVQPTTEKTTYPNHIFPQHHSENTEPPGVGPENYTLDYNECYFNFCECCPPERGPRGPKGDKGLAGPPGERGLAGAPGVPGPPGVSGPMGLKGNKGDRGDRGSGGAAGPQGVPGKPGQKGDVGHRGEKGETGLQGIKGESGEKGERGRNGTAGEKGEPGKEGPVGPPGPAVELGAKGEKGDKGECGTFGERGPKGERGDSGSPGIPGVMGIPGINGKHGAPGPVGLRGDQGPPGPQGDPGVRGPQGPQGIRGVPGPKGDRGYPGMRGDRGFRGLKGAKGSGLPLKRSAFSVGISPRKSFPPSGFPIRFDKVFYNEENHFNASSNSFTCVHPGVYVFSFHITVRNQPLRATLVVNGSRRVRTRDSLYGQDIDQASTLVLLRLAAGDQVWMETLRDWNGAYASSEDDSIFSGFLLYSDKA; via the exons ATGAGGATTTTCTCCTGTCTGTTGACTCTTGCGGCAGTTTTCGTGGTCACTCTCACTGTGATGTCCGGCGCCGAAGCCAAGACCACACCCAAGCCAAAGTACCAATACACCAAGAAGCCCGTCCCTCAGGTCACCGTGCACAGCCCCGTGACCACCAGCATGCCCAAGACCCTCAAGATAGTGGCGACTGCAAACCCTGTGCAGCCCACCACAGAGAAGACCACATACCCAAACCACATCTTCCCACAACACCACAGTGAGAACACGGAGCCCCCTGGTGTTGGCCCCGAGAACTACACCCTGGATTACAATGAGTGTTACTTCAACTTCTGTGAATGCTGCCCACCCGAGAGGGGCCCCAGGGGCCCGAAGGGAGACAAAGGCTTGGCAG GGCCGCCTGGTGAAAGAGGCCTCGCAGGAGCGCCTGGTGTACCCGGACCACCTGGCGTGAGTGGTCCAATGGGGTTAAAAGGTAACAAAG GTGACAGAGGCGACAGAGGAAGTGGTGGCGCCGCCGGGCCACAAGGAGTCCCTGGAAAACCTGGTCAAAAAG GAGACGTCGGCCACAGAGGTGAAAAGGGTGAAACGGGGCTGCAAGGTATCAAGGGTGAAAGTGGAGAGAAAGGAGAACGCGGCCGTAACGGGACTGCTGGGGAGAAAGGAGAGCCGGGAAAAGAGGGGCCGGTGGGGCCTCCAGGACCGGCTGTGGAGCTCGGGGCCAAGGGGGAGAAGGGGGACAAGGGGGAGTGTGGCACCTTTGGGGAAAGGGGCCCAAAAGGTGAGCGAGGGGATTCTGGATCTCCTGGCATCCCGGGCGTGATGGGAATTCCAGGGATCAACGGCAAACATGGAGCGCCCGGTCCAGTGGGTCTCCGAGGGGATCaaggacctcctggacctcaggGAGATCCAGGTGTCAGAGGACCTCAAGGACCTCAAGGCATAAGAGGGGTGCCAGGGCCGAAAGGCGACAGAGGCTACCCGGGGATGAGAGGCGATCGGGGCTTTCGGGGGCTGAAAGGAGCTAAAGGATCGGGACTCCCTCTGAAACGCTCCGCCTTCAGCGTCGGCATCTCCCCGAGGAAGTCCTTCCCGCCCTCCGGCTTCCCCATCCGCTTCGACAAGGTCTTCTACAACGAGGAGAACCACTTCAACGCGTCGTCCAACAGCTTCACGTGCGTCCACCCCGGCGTCTACGTCTTCTCCTTCCACATCACCGTGCGGAACCAGCCGCTGCGAGCCACGCTGGTGGTGAACGGCTCGCGGCGGGTGAGGACCCGGGACTCTCTGTACGGCCAGGACATCGACCAGGCCTCCACCCTGGTGCTGCTGCGGCTGGCGGCGGGCGACCAGGTGTGGATGGAGACGCTCAGAGACTGGAACGGGGCGTACGCCAGCAGCGAGGACGACAGCATCTTCTCCGGGTTCCTGCTCTACTCGGACAAGGCCTGA
- the LOC115400844 gene encoding low affinity immunoglobulin gamma Fc region receptor III-B-like, producing MLPEFPFLTNRETIMDKVIAFLILSALPQLQTVASLRAVISVVPQTSRIFTGESVRLTCGVPDDQGTVWDYQWFRESEQLPQTGPSFSLWKAKIQESGNFSCEGMRDTWRGKRYTLRSLPVEIKVDGGLAILQVLPHPGLVAKSMSMTCRVRRNPPVHEIILYKDGIEVQRERGLNPQILLTSLRPEDEGMYSCRASWDVKGRTISVISAPTYVQIPGTPTTELPPQNVENQQPVSPASVPQSSAPPATPPITIQPITTQYTQEPEGSRKFYEESGDFSEESGDFSEESGSGDLSGASSGLTPDFVDFP from the exons atgctgCCCGAGTTTCCATTTCTCACAAACCGAGAAACCATAATGGACAAGGTCATCGCTTTTCTCA TTCTGTCAGCGCTACCACAGCTCCAAACAG tGGCCTCATTGAGAGCTGTGATCAGCGTCGTGCCACAGACCTCAAGGATCTTCACGGGCGAGAGTGTTCGGCTCACATGCGGCGTTCCGGACGACCAGGGGACCGTCTGGGATTACCAGTGGTTCAGGGAGTCTGAGCAGCTGCCGCAGACCGGACCCAGCTTCAGCCTGTGGAAGGCCAAAATTCAAGAAAGTGGGAATTTCTCCTGCGAAGGCATGAGGGACACATGGCGAGGGAAGCGCTACACCCTCAGAAGTCTGCCTGTGGAGATCAAAGTGGATG GTGGTTTGGCTATTCTGCAGGTCCTACCTCATCCTGGCCTCGTCGCAAAAAGCATGTCAATGACCTGCCGCGTCCGACGCAACCCTCCAGTCCACGAGATAATCCTGTATAAAGATGGTATTGAAGTTCAGAGAGAACGTGGCCTCAACCCGCAAATTCTCCTGACAAGCCTGAGACCCGAAGACGAAGGGATGTATTCCTGCAGGGCTTCGTGGGATGTGAAGGGTCGCACTATTTCCGTCATTTCAGCGCCCACTTACGTGCAGATCCCGG GAACACCGACAACAGAGCTTCCACCGCAGAATGTGGAAAATCAACAACCAGTATCTCCAGCGTCAGTCCCTCAATCGTCTGCGCCACCTGCGACTCCGCCGATAACGATTCAGCCGATAACGACCCAGTACACACAG GAACCTGAAGGATCCAGGAAGTTCTACGAGGAGTCCGGTGACTTTTCCGAGGAGTCCGGTGACTTTTCTGAGGAGTCCGGGTCTGGTGACCTTTCTGGGGCATCTAGTGGCTTGACCCCAGACTTTGTTGACTTCCCATAG
- the sptssb gene encoding serine palmitoyltransferase small subunit B, whose protein sequence is MTFKSLREYLAWMYYQYLLITGIYVLEPWEKSIFNSILFSAIAMVIYTSYVFVPIHVRLALEFFSGIFGGQPASTMALMN, encoded by the coding sequence ATGACCTTCAAAAGCTTGAGGGAGTACCTGGCTTGGATGTACTACCAGTACCTGCTCATCACCGGCATCTACGTCCTGGAGCCATGGGAAAAATCCATCTTCAACTCCATCCTCTTCTCAGCCATCGCCATGGTGATCTACACCTCCTATGTCTTTGTGCCCATCCACGTGCGCCTGGCGCTGGAGTTTTTCTCTGGGATCTTTGGCGGGCAGCCTGCGAGCACCATGGCTCTCATGAACTGA